Sequence from the Candidatus Latescibacterota bacterium genome:
AAGGCAGTGCCGTCTTCAAGGATCTCGAATTCAAAGATCCGGCGATCCGGATTCATACCCTTTCCTCCAATATCCCAGGTAAGCCCGGCATCATCTGTCAACAGCACAAGCCCGGTCCCGTCACCAGATACAGCCCGTCGCGTTGCAACATAAAGCTCCCCATCAGGCCCTTCCGCTGTAGCCCTGATATCTGACCCGATTGTTTCTCTTAACGGTGGAACAAGCATCCATACTCCCCTCTCTTCTCCTGGAAGCAGGACATCTTCCGCGCAGGAGACAGATGAGAGGATCAACAGGGCCGCTATCAGAAATTCGGCTTTTTTATTGTTAAACATCAGCATCAAACTCCGGTCGCCCTCTCCCGAAGGCGGCCTGTCTCATGATCTAATCTATCGGACAGAAACTTTTGAACACCCTGTTTCG
This genomic interval carries:
- a CDS encoding glycoside hydrolase — its product is MFNNKKAEFLIAALLILSSVSCAEDVLLPGEERGVWMLVPPLRETIGSDIRATAEGPDGELYVATRRAVSGDGTGLVLLTDDAGLTWDIGGKGMNPDRRIFEFEILEDGTAFAGMERGGVFRSCDRGMTWKQVNNHLPDLELRSIVTIPDGRLLVSTYFNGLFLSSDRGDRWDRCLSD